TACCGCCGCAGACATCGAGGATCTTTTCTCCCGGGCGCGGCGCCAGCATGCGGATGGCGGCGCGCTTCCAGACATGCTGGATGCCGAAGCTGAGCAGGGAGTTCATGAAGTCGTATTTGGGCGCCACCCGGTTGAAGTGGCGCATTACGGCCCGCACTTTTTCGTTCTCCTGGAACGTGCGGATGCCGAAGCGGGCCCGGCCCGTCTCTGAAACGTGTTCGTCGAGCTGTTCGCGGCGCCGCTCGGCGTCGAACCATTTGGGATTCTGCCACAAGGCCATGGATATCGACTCGCTTTCTAACCCGGCACGGCCGGAAGTTTAAACTGCATCAGGTAGTTCATCTGCGTGTTGGCGCACAGGCGCGCGTATCCCACTACCGGAAGATAGCGCAGGCCGGAGACATGGGCCGCCTGCAGCCTGGCGGCCTCTCCCCAGGCTTTCAACTCATCGGGCCGCACGAACTTTCGATAGCGGTGCGTCCCTTTGCGCACGATGCCCATCAGATACTCGGCCGCCACGATGACCAGCAGGTACGCCAGCGGGGTGCGGTTGACCGTGGCGAAGAACACGCTGCCGCCGGGACGCACCAGGCGGGCGCAGGCGCGCACCAGGGAGGCCGGTTCGGGCACGTGTTCGACCAGTTCCATGCAGGTGACCAGGTCATAGGCGTTGGGGCGGCGCTGGGCCCAGGCCTCGGCGCTGCCCTTCCGGTACTCGACCCGCACCCCGCTTTCCGCGGCATGGCGCCGGGCCGTGGCCAGGGCCGCCGGGACCATGTCGATGCCGGTCACCTGGGCGCCCTCGCGTGCCATGGCCTCGGCCAGCAATCCGCCGCCGCAGCCCACGTCGAGAACGCTTTTGCCCTTCAATCCGGCGCGTTCGCGCACATAGGCCAGGCGCACCGGATTGATATCGTGCAGGGCCTTGAACTCGCCGCGCCGCTGCCACCACAGATCGGCCATGGCTTCGAATTTGGCGACTTCTTCGGGGTCGATGTTGGTCAACATAGGTTAAAGTTTGAAGTGTTAAGTTTAAAGTGAAGGAGTTCTTTCGATTCTAATATTGGAGAAAAATAATTTTTACGATCCGTCCAATAGACAGAATACCTTCACTTTCCTACTTTCCAACTTTCATACTTTCTTACTTTTTGAATTTCCTTCTTGCCTTTTTCCATCCCCTTTTTACTACCATCACCTTCAAGGTGGCGACGCACCCGGCCTATGCCGCCCGGTCGCTCTTCACGGTACAGATCAGGCGCGAGTCTTCCAGGGCCGCCATGCGGTGTACGGTGCAGGCCTGGTACTCGGGCGTGGCCAGCATGCGCTTGAAGGCTTGAATGGAGGGGTACTCGACGAGCAGGATCGAATCCCAGCTTTCGCCGTCCGGGCCGATCAGGGTGCCATGGACCGCTCCCATCCAACCGCCCGGATTGCCGCCGACCTGGGCGACCATTTTAGCGGCGACCTGGCTGTAGCGGCGATAGGCTTCGCGCCCCGAGCAGTCGGACGTGCCGTCCGGATAAATAGCGCGCTCCCGGAACTTGAGCATGTTCAACATGACTATGGGACGATCCTTGGGGATGGCGGCCATTACCTGGGACAATTTCTCCGGGCTTGCATCGACGGTTTTCATCATTCGTGTTTTTCTCCTTACAGGGCTCGTGTCTTCGAAGTCGATCGTTCTCTTGGCTCAGGTTCCCGTTTTCGGCCCACCAGCAGCAGGGTATTGCCGATCACCGTCAGGCTGCTGAGCAGCATGGCGGTCACGGCCACCAGGGGCGAGAGCAGGCCGGCCATGGCAACGGGAATGCTGACGGCGTTATAGACCAGCGCGCACCAAAGGTTCTGGCGCACCTTGCGGTCCACCCGGCCGGCCCACGCCATAAAAGCATCCAATTGCGCCGGATCGCCGCGCATGAGGGTGACATCGGCGGCCTGGCGGGCCAGCGGCTCGCCGCTGTGCACGGCCACGGCCAGATCGGATTGGGCCAGGGCCGGCGCATCGTTGATCCCGTCTCCGACCATGGCCACCCGCCGGCCTCGGGCCTGCAGCGCACGGACATAGTCCGCCTTGTCCTGGGGCAGGAGTCCGCCTTTGGCCTGGTCGATACCGATGAGCGCCGCCACCGAGCGGGTGGCCCGATCCGTGTCCCCGGACAACAGGTGCGGCTCTAAACCTCGCGCCTTCCATCGATCCACGGTGTCCTTCATACCATTCCTGAGGGTATCGCCAAAGTAGAAAATAGCGGCGATGCGACCGTCGAGGCTCAGCACCACTTCGGAAAGGACGCCGGCCTGGGGCCCTGGATCGGAAGGATCATTCCGAGGGCCGGCGGCAAAAGCCCGGCTGCCAATGCGAACGGTCCGGCCCTCATGGGTGCCGCCGATCCCCTCGGCATGAACCTCGACACCGGCCACCTGAATCGGCCGGACAGTCTGCCGGGCGGCATGGGCGCGCAGCGCGTGGGCCACGGCGTGATCGACCCCGGTCTCCAGGCCGAGGGCCAGGCCCACGGCCCAGTCCGGGTCAATGCCGGCAGCGGCTTCGATGCGTTCCAACGTCCATTGGCCGCGCGTCACGGTGCCGGTCTTGTCCAGCACCAGGGTGTCGATGCCGCCGGCCTGCTCGAAGGCCTGAAAATCCCGGACCAGCAGGCCGCGGCGGCCGGCGCCGGCGATGCCGGCCACGCGTGCCAACGGAATGGCGATGCCCAGGGCGCACGGGCAGGCGATCACAAGGACGGTCACCATGCGCACCAGGGCATCGTCCAACCGGAGGCCCAGCAAAAGACCGACGCCCCCGGTGGCGAGGGCCAGCGATGCCATCAGCGGCACGAAGAAGAGCAGCCACCGATCCGTGCGGCCCTCCAGCGTCGTGCGCTGGGACAAGCCCTTGCGAACCACGGCGATCATCTGGCCCAGCAGGGCGTCGTCGCCCACCCGATCGGCACGAACGACCAGGTCGCCGTCGACCACCCGGCTGCCGCTCACCACCCCATCGCCCGCAGCCACGCCCGCGGGCCGGGGTTCTCCGGTGACCGCCGATGCATTCACGCGCCCCTGCCCCTGCACGACGCGGCCGTCGGCCGGCACCACTTCTCCCGGACCGACGCTGAACAGATCCCCCGGCGCCAGTTGCCTGATATGAACATACCGCCCCTTGGGGTGTGCCTGGCTGCACAGACGGACTTTCCTGGGCTGAAGGGAGAGAAATCCCTCCAGGTCGTGGCGGACCCGCTGCTTGGCACGGGTTTCGAGCAATTTGCCCAGAAGCAATAGCGTGATCAGCATGGAGGCCGTGTCGAAATAGAGATGCAGGCTGCCCTGCCACCAGTTGACCAGGCTGTACAGGTAGGCGCTGCCGGCGCCCAGCATGATCAGCACCTCCATGCCCGGCGCGGCATGGCGCACGCCGGACCACGCCTTGCGCAGGATCGGCCCGCCGCCGTAAAGCATCACGATCGTTGCCATGACAAAGATCGGCCAGGAGATGTAGGCGATATCCTGAACCCCGATGGTGGTAAAAAAGCCAGCGTAGAGCGCCCAGGACAGCATCATGACGTTGACCGCCAGCAGGGCCGAAATGGAGAGCCGCACGAAGTCGACGCGCAGGCCGCGTTCACCGGCCGAAGCCTCTTCGTCCGACAGGGCGCGATAGCCCAGCCGCTCGATGCGCTCCCGGATCTGCAGGGGGGTGATCCGCACCGGGTCGTAGCGGCAACGCAGGCGATCGGTGGAGAAGTCGCAGTCCACCGCTCCCACGGCGCCCTCCAGGCGTGAGAGGGCATGACCGATCACCCAGGCGCAGGCCGGACACCACATGCCCTCGACCAGGGCCTCGAAGGCCAGCGTGGGCCGGTCATCGGCATCTTCGGCAGGCGGTTGGGATTGGGAGCGCCGCGCGTCGACCTCGCGCTCGATTCTGTCCAGATCCGCTTCCGAAGCGGGCACCACTCCGGCCGCCACGCACTCCCGGTAGAGATCGGTCTCCTTGAACCGGGAAGGGTCGGGCGCATCGGCGGCCTCGATCAGCATGGCGAACACCATGCGGCAGCCGGCGCAGCAGAAGCAATACCGGTGCTCGTCGAAGGTCTGGGAAAAGGCATCCGAGCGAACCGGAAGACCGCAGAGGTCGCAAGGGATGTGGGATGATGCGGAAGTAATAATGAACTCCTATTGACCGGGGCTGTATCAAAAAAAACCGGATGACAGCATTCTTTCACTTTAAACTCAAATCCATTGACTTCAGCGGACGCCGCGGGCGGGCATAAAGCCCGCCCCTACATGGCCTGTTTATGTCGACGGCCTGTGTTTTAAACCCAAGCTTCGTTGGGGCGGGCTTTACGCCCGCCCGTATCTTCCGCCAAGGTGCTTAAAAATTCAACGTCATCAACAATCCCATCTTTCCGTCCGCCCCAGGCTCGACGACTTCGCGGTCGTCGCGGCGGGAGATATCGCCGCCCACGGCGTCGCGCACCAGGCGGATGCCCCGCTCCATGTGGTCGAGAAAGGTCGGCACGGGTATCATTTCCCCGTACGTGCGCGTGAAGGCATAAATGCAGACCTGGTGCGGGTCCATCCCCCGGGCCAGGTCGGCGGCGCCTTTGAGCAACTGGATGGTCCGACGGGCGGTGGCCACCGTGCGCACGGGAAACAAGTCCCACCAGGCCACGGCCGTACAATAGTAGGTGGTCGGCCGGTAGGCCTGCAGCGAGATCGAATCGTCGTGGATCGTGGTGTAGAAATTGAAGATCTTCTCCATGAGTTCAAAAGGCCGCGACTGGGGCAGATCGTCGCGCAGGTAGCCCAGCTGCCAGTGCAGGTCGTGGATCGGCTCGCGCACCGCAGACGGGGCCCCGTCGATGGGACGACACGGATCGCAGAAGGGTTCGCCGTCGTGCCGGAGCAGACTGCGGATCACCTTGACCGTATTGAGCAGGTAGTTGGCCCGGATGCCGGTGGGCGAAATGGCGATGCCCTTTCCAAAGATGCGGTCGGCCTCGTCCAGGGCGGCGAAGATGCTGCGCCTGAAGCGCCCGGCGTCGGTCTCCCTGCCGATGGCGCCGCGGCCCTGCCGCAGATAACGCAGGGTCGTCATGGCCTGGGCCAGGTGCACCACGGCATGTTCGCAGTAAAAGTCTTCGGACTGGAAATCGCAGGTCTGCTGGATGAAGTCCGCCTCCTGGTGGGCCTGCTGGAACAGTCCCTCGGCAATGGTGTGCGAGGGGGCATCCACGGCGAGGTTGCGCAGCAGCACCATGCGCAGGCTGCGGGCGTTGAGGTGGGTGGGATCGAGGCTCAGGATAATGCGCAGGATTTCGATGGCGTCCCAGAACCTGCGCCGGTAGTAGAGCGTCTTGGCGATCTCAAGGCCGAGCAGCGAGTTGTGCGGAAAGCGCAAAAAGGCGGCGACCCCATTGCCCTGGCCTGCGCCGTCGTCGGGTCCGGTCTTGACCACGGTCGGCCAGAGAATCCCCGCAAAGCGCGCGACCGAGTCCGGATCGTTTCCAAGCACACGGTCCTGCAGCAGGTCCGGGATGAAGTCGAAGTACAACGTGCTCCAAAAGCCCACCACCGGCCAGATGGTCAACGTCTCGTCGTTGAACAGGGTGATCTCGGCCGGGCGGGAGCCGAGCAGTGCGCGGATGTCGTTGATCAGCACGCACTGCCGGACGTAATCGGTGAGGCGGATGACCGGATCGCCGGGCAGCTTGGCGTTGAGCACCGGCAGCAAGTAGTTGTCCAGGCTGGCGAACGTCCCGGCCGCGATGCCGATGGAGAGAAAGCGGTTCTGGGAATAGGCGTTGGAGAGCGCCCAGCGGATGGCCATCTGATGGGCCAGCGAAAGCGCGCTGCGCAGGCACTGGCGGTAGGCCGACGGATTGCTGGCCGGCGCCTCCTTGGGAAAATCCACATAGAGCGTGGTGATGTCGTGGGAGCGCACCTTGCCCCAGCGGCCGTAGACGAAGCGGCCGATGGCCTGCTCGATGTAGGTTTTGAGCTCTTTTTTGAGCCATCCGACGATGTCGTGATCGATGACGTCGCCCCGGCTGTAAAGGGCGAAGCCGATGCGCACCCCCTCTTTGTGGTCCGCCTGCTGGCGGCCGCCCCGGCAAAGATTGACCAGGGTCTCGAAGTTCCACTGGGGCCCCAGTTGGGCGCGGTCGTGCCCCAACCAGAAGGCCAGGCTGCGAAGCACATTCTGTTTGTGAGGCGTGTCGGCCTTTTCCTTTTTCAGGCGCGACAGCATGGAGTTGCTCACCTTGGGAAGTTCGAGGCGGTATTCGGCCAGCAGGGCATTGATCCGATCGGTCAGCGCACGGGTCGACAGATTCAGTTCGAGCAGCAGCTCTTTTTGGTCCAGAAAGTTCTCGAAGGTCATCTGTCGAGGCGGCCTGCACGCCTCTTCGGCCCGTTCGTGCGCGCAGATGCAGGCCTCCAGCGCGGACTCGTCGGGTCTTCCGATGATCCTGTTGTCAAAGGCAAAAGAGACAAACGAGGCCAGCGCCGCGGCATTGTCGCTGTTGCCGGCAAAACGACGGTAGGCGTCGTGGGTCGGGAAAACCGCCATGAGCGCGGCCCCGGCGTCCGGCTTCTTTTGTGGCATAAGCCTCTCCCCTCTGGTTTGGTGCGATAGACTAAGCCATCATCATTAAAACAGGGGAAAAAACAAAGCAATGTTTTAGCGTAAAACGGTAGTTTTCATAAAACACACCATTTGTTTGACAACTGTTTCAATTCGCCCTTAGGATGAATCCGACATGCCCCGCAAATGAGCAGCCGGGGCAAGCTCGCCGTTCCGTCTTGATTTCATCGGTACCCAAACGATCCAGAAGTCTTATCCGGCTATCCATGCACCGATGTCGGATCGCACGGGATCATTTGCCCCACACCCCATAGAGAGGAGACATGCCATGGAACAGTACAAACTCTTCATCGACGGCGAATTTGTCGACGCCGCCAGCGGAGAAACCTTTGAATCCATCGATCCGGGCTCGGGCATGCCCATCGCCCAGGTGGCCAAGGCCGGCGCAGCCGATGCCGAAGCGGCCATCGATGCGGCCCGGCGGGCCTTCGACAGCGGGGTCTGGAGCGGTTTGACCCCGGCCCAGCGGGCCGACAAACTCAACGCCTTCGCCGACCAGATCACCCAGCAGACCCTGCGCATGGCCATTACCGAATCAATGGATTCGGGCCAGATCATCGGGCTGGCCAAATACTGGGGCATGCTCGGTTCGCAGATGCTGCGCAACTTCGGCCACTATGCGGCCACCCGGTTCCCCTGGCAGGAGGAGATTCCCTATGCCGGTAACGTCTTCGCACCGGGCCGGGACTACATCCGCCGGGAGCCGATCGGCGTGTGCGTGGGCATCATCCCATGGAACTTTCCCATGAGCATGGCCTTCTGGAAGATCGGCCAGGCCATTGCCATGGGCAACACCATCGTGCTCAAACCAGCCAGTTCCACGCCCCTTGGCGCCCTGATCATCGCCGAGGCGGCCAAGGCGGCCGGCATTCCCAAGGGCGTCGTCAATGTCATCGCCGGACCCGGCGGCGAGATCGGTCACACCCTGTGCACCCATCCGGCGGTGGACAAGATCGCCTTCACCGGCAGCACCGAGGTGGGCCGGCAGATCATGAAGATGGCCGCCGACACGGTCAAGAAGGTCACCCTGGAGCTGGGCGGCAAGTCCGCCAACATCATCTGCGAGGACGCGGACATCGACCTGGCCGTGGAGGGCGCCCTGTTCGGTACCTTTTTCCACCAGGGCCAGGTGTGCGAATCGGGCACCCGGGTGCTGGTGGCCTCCAAAATCTACGACGAATTCCTGGACAAGATGAAGCGCCGCGCCGAACAGCTGCGGGTCGGCTACCAGCTCGATCCCGCCTCCCAGCAGGGTCCCCTGGTCAACGCCACCCAGTTGGCCACGGTGGAGCGCTATGTGCGGTTGGGCCAGGAAGAGGGGGCCCAAGTGGTCGCCGGCGGCCGGCGCGCGGAGGTGGCGGGCCTGGACGGCGGCTTTTACTACAAGCCCACCATCTTCGGCGGGGTGAAAAACAGCATGCGTGTCGCCCAGGAGGAGATCTTCGGACCAGTGGTCTGCGTCATCAAGTACGATGGCGAAGAGGAGGCCGTGGCCCTGGCCAACGACTCGATCTACGGCCTGGCCGGCGGCGTCTTTTCGCGCAGCAATGCCCGGGCCGAGCGCATCGCCCGGCAGATCAAGACCGGCACCATGTGGGTCAACAACTACCACTCGTTCGGCGACTTCTGCCCGTTCGGCGGCTACAAGCAATCGGGCGTGGGCCGCGAACTGGGCCATGCCGGCCTGGCCGAATACACCCAGATCAAGCGCATGCACTTTCCGGCCAGCGCCGACCACAAGAGCAACTTCACCATGAAGCTCTTTTCCGACGACCCCAAGGTGCCCTTCGTGCAGTACATCACCCCCACCCTGGTGCTGGCCGGCCACGGCAGCCTCTCTTCCATCTACCGGGAGGTGGTGCGCCTGGGGGGCCGGCGGGCCATGATCCTGACCGATGCCGGGGTGCGCAAGGCCGGCTTGATCGAACCGGTCCAGGAGGCGCTGGCCGAGTTTTACGCCGGCATCTTCGACGACATCTCCCAGGACACGGACCTGGCCACCGTGGATGCGGCCGTGGCCCTGGCCCGTGAAAAGGGCATCGATATCATCGTCAGCGTGGGCGGCGGGAGCGTCATCGACACCGGCAAGGCGGTCTGCGTCACCCTGAAAAACGGCGGCAAGGCCGACGACCACGTGGCCCTCATGCGCCTGAGCGAACCCCAGATCCCCCATATCGTCATTCCCACCACCTCGGGCACGGGCAGCGAAGTGACCAACGTGGCGGTGATCAAGAGCGGCAGCGCAGGGCGCAAGGTCTATATCATCGACAACTACATCACGCCCAACACCGCCATCCTCGATCCCCAGTTCACCCTGACCCTGCCGCCGGGCCTGACGGCCACCACGGCCCTGGATGCCATGACCCATGCGGTGGAGTCCCTGACCAGCACCATGTCCAACCCCATCTGCGACGGCCATGCCCTCCAGGCCATCCGACTGATCGGCCAGAACCTGCCGAAAGCCGTGGCCGACGGCCGGGACGAACAGGCCCGCAGCAACCTGCAGATCGCAGCCACAACGGCCGGATGGGCCTTCAATATCGCCCAGGTGGGGTTGGCCCACGCCATGGCCCACACCCTGGGCATGCTGTGCAACGTGCCCCACGGCGCGGCCTGCGGCATCGTGCTGCCGGCCGTCATGCGCTACAATGCAGACCATGCCACCGACAAGCTGGCCCTGGCCGCCCAGGCGCTGGGGGTGAGCATCGGCGCGCTGGCGCCGCGTGATGCGGCCATGGCCGCTGCCGATGCGGTGGAAAAGTTGATGAAAGCGTGCGGTCATCCCATGCGGCTGAAGGAGGTGGGGGTCACCGAAGAGGCCCTGGCCATGGCGCCGTTCCACGCCATCGCCGATGCGGCGGCCCTGTTCAACGCCCGGCCGGTTTCCGATCCCAACGAGATCGCCGAATTGTACAAACAGGTCTTTTAGATGAAGTCCCTTTGAAACACGCTTACAACAATCACAAGGGCGCCCTCACCAAGGGGCGCCCTTCGATCGTCCCGCCTGCGAGCCGGCGCCGTCAGCTTTGTTCAGGAAAAAGGGAAAAACCGGCTTGAAAAAGCCGAACGCCGCGGCTATGGTGCTGCTTCACCACGAATCGTGAAGAGATCAGGCTCAATCGGCACAATACCTTCACTTCACACTTAAAACTTCAAACTTAACACTATCTGTTATCTCATGATCACCTGGTCCCAATTCGGCCTCTTCACGGCCGCGTCCCTCGTCCTGATCTTCACCCCCGGCCCGGACATCATCTACGTGATGACCCGCGGCATGGCCCAGGGCCGCAGGGCCGCCCTGGCCGCAGCGGCCGGGTTCAGCCTGGGCAATTTCGTCCACACCTTCTTTGCCGTGATCGGCCTGTCGGCCCTGCTGGCCGCCTCGGCCACCGCCTTTCACATCGTCAAGTGGGCCGGCGCCGCCTATTTGATCTACCTCGGGGTTCGCATGATCCGCAATGCCTCGGCCGCCGACCTGTCCGTCCAGGGGCCGCGCATGAGCGGTTGGGCCGTTTTTCGCCAAAGTATCGTGGCCAATGTGCTCAATCCCAAGGTGGCCATCTTTTTCCTGGCCTTCTTCCCGCAGTTCATCGATACGGGCAGGGGGGCGGCTCACTATCAGATGATGCTGCTCGGCACCTTTTTCGTTCTGCTGACCTTCGTCTGTTTTGGATTGGTGGGAATCTGTTCGGGGTGGATCGGCGGGTGGCTCAGGCGCAACACCAAAGCCGAGATGCGCATGGGCCAAATCGCGGGCGCCATTCTGATCGTTTTGGGGTTGAGCCTGGCCATACCGGAAAATTAATCGGCATCCTCGATGGTGGTCTCCGCTTTTCGCTGCCACTCGACAATCTGATTGCGCCCCTGTGCCTTGGCCCGATAAAGGGCCTTATCGGCCTGTTCGACCAGGGTTTTGGCCGAAACACTGCCCGCCGGGATCATGGCCGCCACGCCAAAACTCAATGATACATACTCATACACGTGGCTGGCGGGGTGGGGTATTTTCAGGGCG
This is a stretch of genomic DNA from Desulfatitalea tepidiphila. It encodes these proteins:
- a CDS encoding heavy metal translocating P-type ATPase translates to MLIEAADAPDPSRFKETDLYRECVAAGVVPASEADLDRIEREVDARRSQSQPPAEDADDRPTLAFEALVEGMWCPACAWVIGHALSRLEGAVGAVDCDFSTDRLRCRYDPVRITPLQIRERIERLGYRALSDEEASAGERGLRVDFVRLSISALLAVNVMMLSWALYAGFFTTIGVQDIAYISWPIFVMATIVMLYGGGPILRKAWSGVRHAAPGMEVLIMLGAGSAYLYSLVNWWQGSLHLYFDTASMLITLLLLGKLLETRAKQRVRHDLEGFLSLQPRKVRLCSQAHPKGRYVHIRQLAPGDLFSVGPGEVVPADGRVVQGQGRVNASAVTGEPRPAGVAAGDGVVSGSRVVDGDLVVRADRVGDDALLGQMIAVVRKGLSQRTTLEGRTDRWLLFFVPLMASLALATGGVGLLLGLRLDDALVRMVTVLVIACPCALGIAIPLARVAGIAGAGRRGLLVRDFQAFEQAGGIDTLVLDKTGTVTRGQWTLERIEAAAGIDPDWAVGLALGLETGVDHAVAHALRAHAARQTVRPIQVAGVEVHAEGIGGTHEGRTVRIGSRAFAAGPRNDPSDPGPQAGVLSEVVLSLDGRIAAIFYFGDTLRNGMKDTVDRWKARGLEPHLLSGDTDRATRSVAALIGIDQAKGGLLPQDKADYVRALQARGRRVAMVGDGINDAPALAQSDLAVAVHSGEPLARQAADVTLMRGDPAQLDAFMAWAGRVDRKVRQNLWCALVYNAVSIPVAMAGLLSPLVAVTAMLLSSLTVIGNTLLLVGRKREPEPRERSTSKTRAL
- a CDS encoding DUF1330 domain-containing protein encodes the protein MMKTVDASPEKLSQVMAAIPKDRPIVMLNMLKFRERAIYPDGTSDCSGREAYRRYSQVAAKMVAQVGGNPGGWMGAVHGTLIGPDGESWDSILLVEYPSIQAFKRMLATPEYQACTVHRMAALEDSRLICTVKSDRAA
- a CDS encoding aldehyde dehydrogenase family protein — its product is MEQYKLFIDGEFVDAASGETFESIDPGSGMPIAQVAKAGAADAEAAIDAARRAFDSGVWSGLTPAQRADKLNAFADQITQQTLRMAITESMDSGQIIGLAKYWGMLGSQMLRNFGHYAATRFPWQEEIPYAGNVFAPGRDYIRREPIGVCVGIIPWNFPMSMAFWKIGQAIAMGNTIVLKPASSTPLGALIIAEAAKAAGIPKGVVNVIAGPGGEIGHTLCTHPAVDKIAFTGSTEVGRQIMKMAADTVKKVTLELGGKSANIICEDADIDLAVEGALFGTFFHQGQVCESGTRVLVASKIYDEFLDKMKRRAEQLRVGYQLDPASQQGPLVNATQLATVERYVRLGQEEGAQVVAGGRRAEVAGLDGGFYYKPTIFGGVKNSMRVAQEEIFGPVVCVIKYDGEEEAVALANDSIYGLAGGVFSRSNARAERIARQIKTGTMWVNNYHSFGDFCPFGGYKQSGVGRELGHAGLAEYTQIKRMHFPASADHKSNFTMKLFSDDPKVPFVQYITPTLVLAGHGSLSSIYREVVRLGGRRAMILTDAGVRKAGLIEPVQEALAEFYAGIFDDISQDTDLATVDAAVALAREKGIDIIVSVGGGSVIDTGKAVCVTLKNGGKADDHVALMRLSEPQIPHIVIPTTSGTGSEVTNVAVIKSGSAGRKVYIIDNYITPNTAILDPQFTLTLPPGLTATTALDAMTHAVESLTSTMSNPICDGHALQAIRLIGQNLPKAVADGRDEQARSNLQIAATTAGWAFNIAQVGLAHAMAHTLGMLCNVPHGAACGIVLPAVMRYNADHATDKLALAAQALGVSIGALAPRDAAMAAADAVEKLMKACGHPMRLKEVGVTEEALAMAPFHAIADAAALFNARPVSDPNEIAELYKQVF
- a CDS encoding LysE family translocator produces the protein MITWSQFGLFTAASLVLIFTPGPDIIYVMTRGMAQGRRAALAAAAGFSLGNFVHTFFAVIGLSALLAASATAFHIVKWAGAAYLIYLGVRMIRNASAADLSVQGPRMSGWAVFRQSIVANVLNPKVAIFFLAFFPQFIDTGRGAAHYQMMLLGTFFVLLTFVCFGLVGICSGWIGGWLRRNTKAEMRMGQIAGAILIVLGLSLAIPEN
- the ubiG gene encoding bifunctional 2-polyprenyl-6-hydroxyphenol methylase/3-demethylubiquinol 3-O-methyltransferase UbiG codes for the protein MLTNIDPEEVAKFEAMADLWWQRRGEFKALHDINPVRLAYVRERAGLKGKSVLDVGCGGGLLAEAMAREGAQVTGIDMVPAALATARRHAAESGVRVEYRKGSAEAWAQRRPNAYDLVTCMELVEHVPEPASLVRACARLVRPGGSVFFATVNRTPLAYLLVIVAAEYLMGIVRKGTHRYRKFVRPDELKAWGEAARLQAAHVSGLRYLPVVGYARLCANTQMNYLMQFKLPAVPG